A genomic region of Fluviispira vulneris contains the following coding sequences:
- a CDS encoding sulfatase-like hydrolase/transferase, with the protein MIIILTIFLLVSKNLISESSFFKRFSANIATKSVTENFIYLLFEQFYQNDKYVLNLDNDYRVLYKWRYKKDSVQNKITDDDIYSIIQDKPILAHNKIGAELKTQVQNSLSGEDPLYIWIILLESFKPQNGQWLYPKHKYSFTPYYDKLALSGISFSNAWTVGGVTRAGQQGSLCGSWTGESSDAFRGTFKYYPICIPEILNKTFNNSQSYYWYAGDLRFDDTQKFWTTHGVKFMTGLGDFAKDTESTWWGASDKSLFDKVNALVTNDTKIQLHIVMTLTNHPEFTVLHDLKYPDQNLLNKAEFNMQKTTYYTDLNLERFINNIKNKKLDKKLDKKSNKTIWDQSLLVMVNDHGNFIPDLEYPLSDKSKSPDKFANMLTRANLVLHGGLVENMLKKLNLHAFNSDISKSQADIYPTILDFLNINHIETISDSLFSEQRRWPVYTDGFGKIFVPPQHLNQYKVVQWKREDLLENKKVFIPNEDSDYYLTAKALFRLNEYLKIKGICCKKNSLEKK; encoded by the coding sequence ATGATTATTATTCTGACTATCTTTTTATTGGTTTCTAAGAATTTAATAAGTGAATCAAGTTTTTTTAAAAGATTTTCAGCAAATATTGCTACTAAATCAGTAACTGAGAATTTTATTTATCTTCTTTTTGAACAGTTTTACCAAAATGATAAATACGTTCTAAATTTAGATAATGACTATAGAGTGCTATATAAATGGCGCTATAAAAAAGATTCTGTACAAAACAAAATTACGGATGATGATATTTATAGTATTATTCAGGATAAACCTATATTAGCACACAATAAAATTGGTGCTGAATTAAAAACTCAAGTTCAAAATAGTTTAAGCGGTGAAGATCCTCTTTATATTTGGATTATTCTTTTAGAGAGTTTTAAACCCCAAAATGGGCAATGGTTGTATCCAAAGCATAAATACTCTTTTACACCTTATTATGATAAACTTGCACTTTCTGGTATTTCTTTTTCAAATGCTTGGACTGTGGGTGGTGTGACTCGTGCTGGACAACAAGGTTCACTTTGTGGGTCATGGACAGGTGAATCATCCGATGCTTTTAGAGGAACATTTAAGTATTATCCGATTTGTATTCCTGAAATATTAAATAAAACTTTCAATAACAGTCAGAGTTATTATTGGTATGCAGGTGATTTACGTTTTGATGATACGCAAAAATTTTGGACAACTCATGGGGTTAAATTCATGACTGGTTTGGGAGATTTTGCGAAGGATACAGAATCAACTTGGTGGGGTGCTTCTGATAAAAGTTTGTTTGACAAAGTCAATGCTTTGGTTACGAATGACACTAAAATTCAGTTGCATATTGTTATGACTTTGACCAATCACCCCGAATTTACTGTTTTGCATGATCTTAAATATCCAGATCAAAATCTTTTGAATAAAGCTGAATTTAATATGCAAAAAACAACATATTATACTGATTTAAATTTGGAAAGATTTATTAATAATATAAAAAATAAAAAATTGGATAAAAAATTGGATAAAAAATCTAACAAAACAATTTGGGATCAATCTTTGTTAGTTATGGTAAATGATCATGGGAATTTTATACCTGATTTAGAATATCCGCTTTCTGATAAAAGCAAATCACCAGATAAATTCGCGAATATGTTAACGCGAGCAAATCTTGTTTTACATGGTGGATTGGTTGAAAATATGTTAAAAAAACTCAATCTTCATGCATTTAATTCAGATATAAGCAAGAGTCAGGCAGATATTTATCCAACAATTCTTGATTTTTTAAATATAAATCATATTGAAACTATCTCTGATTCTTTATTCTCTGAACAGAGAAGATGGCCAGTTTATACGGATGGGTTTGGTAAAATTTTTGTTCCACCACAGCATTTGAATCAATATAAAGTAGTGCAATGGAAACGAGAAGATCTATTAGAAAATAAAAAAGTTTTCATTCCTAATGAAGATTCAGATTATTATCTGACAGCAAAAGCTTTATTTCGTTTAAATGAATATTTAAAAATAAAAGGTATTTGCTGTAAAAAAAATAGTTTAGAAAAAAAATAA
- a CDS encoding histone deacetylase family protein: MKVFYSSLQKKHVIKKEVYNGKAHSYNDKVSRIDSILKAFKSAGNYEIVVPDILPYDALLSVHDEDYLKFLESAQNLKNDEIICPYVFPCDNRISRYEPFIPKRAGYYCFDAGTSLMNHTWSAAVASASAAYSAAIHTKKTGEATYALCRPPGHHASKNMFGGYCYLNNTAIAAKYLVRSGNVMIIDFDFHHGNGTQSIFYDSSDIFYLSIHAHPKIEYPYFTGFEDEIGIDDGVNYNLNIPLMPLCSPKEYFIALQKGIKKAFKIMDPDYIILSAGFDIEAGDPIGHFNMSIDDFYILGKELKLLNKPTIILQEGGYLVSELGKNVESFLNGFQS; the protein is encoded by the coding sequence ATGAAAGTTTTCTATAGTTCACTGCAAAAAAAACATGTAATTAAGAAAGAAGTGTATAATGGAAAAGCTCACTCTTATAATGACAAAGTGAGTCGCATAGATTCAATTTTAAAAGCATTTAAATCAGCTGGTAATTACGAGATAGTTGTGCCTGATATTCTTCCATATGACGCTTTATTAAGTGTGCATGATGAAGATTACCTTAAGTTTTTGGAATCGGCGCAGAATCTTAAAAACGATGAAATTATTTGTCCCTATGTCTTTCCGTGTGACAATCGAATTTCTAGGTATGAACCTTTTATTCCGAAAAGAGCGGGATATTACTGTTTTGACGCAGGAACTTCTCTAATGAATCATACGTGGAGTGCAGCTGTAGCTTCTGCAAGTGCAGCATATTCTGCTGCTATACATACGAAGAAAACAGGTGAAGCAACATATGCTCTTTGTCGACCGCCAGGACATCATGCATCAAAAAATATGTTCGGAGGATATTGTTATCTTAATAATACTGCTATTGCTGCAAAATATTTAGTAAGATCTGGCAATGTAATGATAATAGATTTTGATTTTCATCATGGGAATGGTACACAAAGTATTTTTTACGATTCATCTGATATTTTTTATTTAAGTATACATGCTCATCCAAAAATAGAGTATCCATATTTTACAGGGTTTGAAGATGAAATTGGAATTGATGATGGAGTTAATTACAATTTAAATATACCACTTATGCCTCTTTGTTCTCCTAAAGAATATTTTATTGCCTTGCAAAAAGGTATAAAAAAAGCATTTAAAATTATGGATCCGGATTATATTATATTATCTGCGGGGTTCGATATAGAAGCAGGGGATCCTATTGGCCATTTTAATATGTCTATAGATGATTTTTATATTCTCGGTAAAGAGTTAAAATTGCTAAATAAGCCAACCATTATTTTGCAAGAAGGGGGGTACCTAGTGAGTGAATTGGGTAAAAATGTGGAAAGCTTTCTCAATGGATTCCAATCTTAA
- a CDS encoding glycerophosphoryl diester phosphodiesterase yields the protein MQSNLNIPRIIGHRGAKGYAPENTLSSFRKAKELGTSWVEFDVKETEDGVLVIMHDDDLDRTTNGKGPMAKTPWKQVKELDAGAWFNETFKGEKIPTFEETILLLKELNLGANIEIKPCINRDERTATAVANTILNKWPKELPPPLVSSFSMEALKFAKRTHPELIIGALFETLPADWEKIAKEVQAQTINIDQDIITLELITKINNKGYPVLAYTVNEKQRAYDLFNLGVHSIFTDYPWKD from the coding sequence ATGCAAAGCAACCTAAATATACCAAGAATTATAGGCCATCGTGGCGCAAAAGGATATGCACCTGAAAACACTCTCAGTTCATTTCGGAAAGCAAAAGAACTCGGTACATCCTGGGTAGAATTTGATGTTAAAGAAACTGAAGATGGTGTTCTTGTCATTATGCACGATGATGATTTAGATAGAACAACAAATGGAAAAGGCCCGATGGCAAAAACTCCTTGGAAACAGGTCAAAGAACTCGATGCAGGAGCATGGTTTAATGAAACTTTTAAAGGAGAAAAGATACCAACCTTCGAAGAAACTATTCTGCTTTTAAAAGAATTAAATTTAGGTGCAAATATTGAAATTAAACCTTGCATTAATCGTGATGAGCGTACTGCTACTGCAGTTGCAAATACAATTTTAAATAAGTGGCCAAAAGAACTTCCCCCCCCACTTGTTTCAAGTTTTAGCATGGAGGCATTAAAGTTTGCAAAAAGAACTCATCCAGAATTGATTATTGGAGCATTATTTGAGACACTCCCAGCGGATTGGGAAAAAATAGCTAAAGAGGTTCAAGCACAAACAATAAATATTGATCAAGATATAATTACGCTTGAGTTAATAACTAAAATTAACAATAAAGGATATCCTGTTCTTGCATATACAGTAAATGAAAAGCAAAGAGCATATGATTTATTTAATTTAGGCGTTCACTCTATATTTACAGATTATCCATGGAAGGATTAA
- the ugpB gene encoding sn-glycerol-3-phosphate ABC transporter substrate-binding protein UgpB yields the protein MKFKSLSSLILISYISPAFSATDIQFWHGLSGQAAEVIGNLATEFNKSQNEYKVTAIRKGNYQETMIAGIAAYRSKKQPDIIQIYEVGTATMINAKGATIPISKLMTDHKFEFDAKDIILPVRSYYSSGDQLLSFPFNSSAPIMYYNKKLFKKAGLDVNKPPKTWDELFVYAEKIKKSNPKNCGFTTTWPAWIQLENFSAWHNVSYASQSNGMEGNSPSLKFNSQTQIKHWENIQKAYKDGYFTYFGRTTEAELSFTTEKCAIILDSTGSYGKVKEANIDFAVSQLPYYDKVTGAPQNTIIGGASLWVFNGIDKEKQKGAAKFILFLSRPEIMAKWHQQSGYLPVTQASYDHSKKQGFYEKNPGFTIAISELTNKAPTENSKGLRIIGLPNIRNIVEANFESMLSGKMTAQKALDDAVEKGNDIIKKAGR from the coding sequence ATGAAATTCAAATCATTATCTTCACTAATACTTATATCATATATTTCTCCCGCATTTTCAGCAACAGATATTCAGTTTTGGCACGGTCTTAGTGGTCAGGCTGCTGAAGTTATAGGAAATCTTGCAACTGAATTTAATAAATCGCAAAATGAATATAAAGTAACAGCAATTCGCAAAGGCAATTATCAAGAAACAATGATAGCAGGAATTGCTGCATATAGATCAAAGAAACAACCAGATATCATCCAAATTTATGAAGTTGGTACTGCTACAATGATAAATGCCAAAGGTGCAACTATCCCAATTTCAAAACTGATGACAGATCATAAATTTGAATTTGATGCAAAAGATATTATTCTTCCAGTTCGTTCATATTATAGCAGCGGTGACCAACTTCTATCATTTCCATTTAATAGTTCAGCTCCTATTATGTATTACAATAAAAAATTATTTAAAAAAGCTGGACTTGATGTAAATAAACCTCCAAAAACGTGGGATGAACTTTTTGTCTACGCAGAAAAAATAAAAAAATCAAATCCTAAAAATTGCGGATTTACAACTACATGGCCTGCATGGATTCAACTTGAGAATTTTAGCGCATGGCATAATGTTTCTTATGCTTCTCAAAGTAATGGTATGGAAGGAAACTCTCCAAGTCTGAAATTTAATTCACAAACTCAAATTAAACATTGGGAAAACATTCAAAAAGCATATAAAGATGGATATTTTACATATTTTGGTAGAACAACGGAAGCAGAATTATCTTTCACAACTGAAAAATGTGCAATCATACTTGATTCAACTGGATCATATGGGAAAGTTAAAGAAGCAAATATTGATTTCGCAGTATCGCAATTGCCATACTACGATAAAGTAACTGGTGCACCACAAAATACCATTATTGGTGGAGCAAGTCTTTGGGTATTTAATGGTATAGATAAAGAAAAACAAAAGGGTGCTGCGAAATTTATCTTATTTTTAAGCAGACCAGAAATTATGGCAAAGTGGCATCAACAGAGTGGATATTTACCCGTCACTCAAGCTTCATATGATCACTCTAAAAAGCAAGGATTTTATGAAAAGAACCCTGGATTTACCATAGCTATTTCCGAATTAACCAACAAAGCTCCTACAGAAAATTCAAAAGGTCTTAGAATAATAGGTCTACCAAATATTAGAAATATTGTTGAAGCAAATTTCGAATCTATGTTGTCTGGAAAAATGACTGCACAAAAAGCATTAGATGATGCAGTCGAAAAAGGCAATGATATAATTAAAAAAGCGGGCAGGTAA
- the ugpA gene encoding sn-glycerol-3-phosphate ABC transporter permease UgpA, whose translation MEKRAIFNSKLFPYFFLAPQLLISFAFFFWPALLAIWQSFQKEDAFGLSSEFVWFENYTEIFKDSNYISAISVTIIFSISVTLICLFSALFLAALANRIKAGKIFYQTLIICPYAVAPAIAGVLWFFLFSPSIGYLSNILHKFGFQWNPSLNGNHALILIILSASWKQISYNFLFYLASLQSIPKSLLEAASIDGASPVRRFIDIVIPLISPTTFFLFIMNMIYTFFDTFGIIYTTTHGGPGYSTTNLVYKVYVDGIVNLNLGSSAAQSVILMIFVSFITILHFRFVEKKVHY comes from the coding sequence GTGGAAAAGCGTGCGATATTTAACTCAAAGTTATTCCCTTATTTCTTTTTGGCTCCACAATTATTAATTTCATTCGCATTTTTCTTTTGGCCAGCTTTACTTGCCATTTGGCAGTCTTTTCAAAAGGAAGATGCTTTTGGTTTAAGTTCAGAATTTGTTTGGTTTGAAAATTATACTGAAATATTTAAAGATTCAAATTATATTTCTGCAATTTCAGTAACAATTATTTTTAGTATAAGTGTAACTTTAATTTGTCTTTTTTCTGCTTTATTTCTTGCTGCATTAGCAAATCGAATTAAAGCTGGAAAAATTTTCTATCAGACCCTTATTATCTGTCCATATGCAGTTGCTCCTGCAATTGCAGGAGTTCTTTGGTTCTTCCTATTTAGCCCATCAATCGGATATTTATCTAATATTTTACATAAATTTGGTTTTCAATGGAACCCTAGTTTAAATGGGAATCATGCGCTTATTTTAATTATTTTGTCCGCAAGTTGGAAACAAATTAGTTATAATTTCTTATTTTATTTAGCAAGTTTACAATCCATTCCTAAATCTTTATTAGAAGCTGCATCTATTGATGGCGCAAGTCCAGTTCGTAGATTTATTGATATTGTTATTCCTTTGATTTCGCCAACAACTTTTTTCTTATTCATCATGAATATGATTTATACTTTCTTTGATACATTTGGAATTATATATACAACTACACATGGCGGGCCAGGTTATTCGACTACAAATTTAGTTTATAAAGTTTACGTCGATGGTATAGTAAATTTAAATTTAGGAAGTTCGGCTGCTCAATCTGTTATCCTAATGATATTTGTTTCATTTATAACAATATTACACTTTAGATTTGTTGAGAAAAAGGTACACTATTAA
- the ugpE gene encoding sn-glycerol-3-phosphate ABC transporter permease UgpE, translating into METNRNFSTALSHIILIIGIIVITFPIYYALMTSSQSLQTILSGKTTLMPGGNFIENYKEIFSSDKNIIQGISIWRLLFNSLIVTLCITLGKTTISIMSAYAIVYFKFPFQKISFALIFLTLMLPIEVRIVPTFQMAANLNFLDSFQGLSVPLIASATATFLFRQFFMSIPDELCEAARIDGAGPLRFFFDTILPLSKTSIAALFVILFIYGWNQYLWPLLITTKQSMGTIIIALTQMIANDGTTPWHLVMGVSLIAMLPPILVVVLMQKWFVKGLIDSEK; encoded by the coding sequence ATGGAAACGAATAGAAATTTTTCAACAGCTTTGTCTCATATAATTTTAATTATTGGTATCATCGTCATTACTTTTCCAATCTATTATGCTTTGATGACTTCTTCTCAATCTTTGCAAACTATTCTTTCTGGCAAAACGACACTCATGCCAGGTGGCAATTTTATAGAAAATTATAAGGAAATATTTTCTTCAGACAAAAATATTATCCAAGGCATTTCAATATGGAGACTTCTTTTCAATAGCTTAATCGTTACTTTATGCATAACACTTGGGAAAACAACGATATCTATAATGTCCGCCTATGCAATTGTTTATTTTAAATTTCCATTTCAAAAAATATCCTTTGCACTTATTTTTTTAACACTTATGCTTCCTATTGAAGTCCGCATTGTTCCAACTTTTCAAATGGCTGCTAATCTAAATTTTTTAGATTCTTTTCAAGGATTATCAGTTCCACTCATAGCTTCAGCAACTGCTACATTTTTATTTAGACAATTTTTTATGAGTATTCCAGATGAACTTTGCGAAGCTGCACGTATTGATGGCGCGGGACCTTTAAGGTTTTTCTTTGACACAATACTTCCACTTTCGAAGACAAGTATTGCCGCACTCTTTGTTATTTTATTTATTTATGGATGGAATCAATATTTATGGCCTTTGCTTATAACAACTAAGCAAAGCATGGGAACAATTATAATCGCACTCACTCAAATGATAGCCAACGATGGAACGACTCCATGGCATCTTGTCATGGGGGTATCTCTTATTGCTATGCTTCCTCCTATTCTCGTTGTTGTTCTGATGCAAAAATGGTTTGTAAAAGGATTAATAGATTCCGAAAAATAA
- a CDS encoding ABC transporter ATP-binding protein, with translation MAKVLLKNLKKSYQNTQVIKNINFEINDGEFIVVLGPSGCGKSTMLRMVAGLENVSEGEIYIGESNVTKLEPKDRSIAMVFQNYALYPHMTVYKNIAYGLKLHKVPKLEIEKKVNKAAEMLQLKELLHRKPNQLSGGQRQRVAMGRAIVREPNVFLFDEPLSNLDAKLRTQMRFEIKNIHRNVQTTSIYVTHDQIEAMTLADRIMLLNKGEIEQVGTPNELYEKPASIFVGGFIGNPPMNFISGQIASRYLSSENLNETTVVGIRPEKIQICDQNSSIKQNENPIPFEIKMCESIGYETLIYGNIEKSETELIVKVTKNTFHDKQKIFLNISKSDIHIFNKNTGKRIE, from the coding sequence ATGGCTAAAGTTCTACTTAAAAATTTAAAAAAATCATATCAAAATACTCAAGTTATAAAAAATATAAATTTTGAAATCAACGACGGCGAATTTATCGTGGTACTTGGTCCGAGTGGATGCGGAAAATCCACAATGTTGCGCATGGTTGCTGGACTTGAAAATGTATCTGAAGGCGAAATATACATCGGTGAGTCAAATGTGACCAAATTAGAGCCTAAAGATAGGAGCATTGCGATGGTGTTCCAAAATTATGCTTTATATCCCCATATGACTGTGTATAAAAACATTGCATATGGTTTGAAGTTACATAAAGTTCCAAAATTGGAAATTGAAAAAAAAGTAAATAAAGCTGCTGAAATGCTTCAACTTAAAGAATTACTGCATAGGAAACCAAATCAATTGAGCGGTGGGCAAAGACAAAGAGTTGCTATGGGCAGAGCAATCGTTCGTGAGCCTAATGTCTTTTTATTTGATGAACCTCTTAGTAATTTAGATGCTAAACTCAGAACTCAAATGCGCTTTGAAATAAAAAATATCCACAGAAATGTACAAACAACAAGCATATATGTAACTCATGATCAAATAGAGGCAATGACTTTAGCAGACAGAATCATGTTATTAAATAAGGGTGAAATAGAGCAGGTTGGTACTCCTAATGAACTTTATGAAAAACCAGCTTCAATATTTGTAGGTGGTTTTATTGGAAATCCTCCAATGAATTTTATTTCTGGACAAATTGCATCTCGGTATTTAAGTTCTGAAAATTTAAATGAAACAACTGTTGTTGGAATAAGACCAGAAAAAATTCAAATTTGCGATCAAAATTCCTCAATTAAGCAAAATGAAAACCCAATCCCGTTTGAAATCAAAATGTGCGAATCAATTGGATATGAAACTTTAATATATGGGAATATTGAAAAATCTGAAACAGAATTAATAGTGAAAGTCACAAAAAATACTTTTCATGATAAGCAAAAAATATTTTTAAATATTTCTAAATCTGATATACATATTTTTAATAAAAACACGGGAAAGCGAATAGAATAA
- a CDS encoding alkyl/aryl-sulfatase has product MLINNRVINRLIFFLILIFTIIVFDLFKSSFAMSSEADNRNQIQSKEPSKHTIALYEKFRKELPFDDKRDYEEAKRGFIAAPKYKQVRSDKGHLIWDMESYNFLLKQKQYPSIHPSLQRQAELNMAYGLYEVIPKKIYQVRGFDISNITFIKSKKGWIVFDPLISSEMSKLALNLVNQNLGSFPIKAVIYSHSHGDHFGGIHGIVNEEDVNSGKIQIIAPKGFMEDAISENVYAGNAMNRRLYYQYGILLPRNPYGHVDQAIGKNLSTGTMGLIPPTVTITKDFETMEIDGVKMIFQNTPGTEAPSEMNTYFPDMKAFWAAENITSSIHNIYTLRGALVRDALKWSKHINDSLYHFGKKSEVMFSSHSWPRWGNKRIQEVMRAQRDTYANLNNSVLHLANQGVTINEIHNIYKLPIILQKQWSAHSYHGSEGHNSRAVINRYLGYWDSNPATLIPLSPNESAPLYVEMMGGAEKIIAKATKLNDDGKYMYSIEILNKLVFAEPNHQRAKELLADAFEQIGYQKESTSLRNSFLAGAFELRHGIPKGNTPKSFGPKMVSAMSTELWLDYIGIRLGINRPENIHFSINLLTPDNGEKFAIEFSNATLTNIKGFHAEKPDLAITINRSDLENVMIYKTNLKSLEKERKVKIEGNRKVFEQLISMISEFNSSYEILPGTS; this is encoded by the coding sequence ATGCTAATTAATAATCGAGTAATTAATCGTTTGATTTTTTTTTTGATATTAATTTTCACAATTATTGTATTTGATCTGTTTAAAAGTTCTTTTGCAATGAGTTCAGAAGCAGACAATCGAAACCAAATACAATCAAAAGAACCTTCAAAACACACAATAGCTTTATATGAAAAATTTAGGAAAGAATTACCCTTTGATGATAAAAGGGATTATGAAGAAGCAAAAAGAGGATTTATTGCTGCACCCAAATACAAACAAGTGAGATCTGACAAAGGTCATCTTATATGGGATATGGAAAGTTATAATTTCCTATTGAAGCAAAAACAATACCCAAGTATTCATCCTTCCTTACAACGCCAAGCTGAACTCAATATGGCATATGGTTTATATGAAGTGATACCAAAGAAAATATATCAGGTACGTGGTTTTGATATTTCTAATATTACCTTTATTAAAAGCAAAAAAGGGTGGATTGTATTTGATCCTTTAATTTCAAGTGAAATGTCTAAGCTTGCTCTGAATCTTGTAAATCAAAATTTAGGATCTTTTCCCATTAAGGCAGTGATCTATTCACACTCCCATGGTGATCATTTTGGAGGTATTCATGGAATCGTAAATGAAGAAGATGTTAACTCTGGAAAAATTCAAATTATTGCTCCAAAAGGATTTATGGAAGATGCCATTTCTGAAAACGTATATGCAGGAAATGCAATGAATCGAAGATTATACTATCAATATGGCATTTTATTACCTCGAAATCCCTATGGCCATGTAGATCAAGCAATAGGTAAAAATCTATCCACTGGCACAATGGGTTTAATCCCACCAACTGTTACTATAACAAAAGATTTTGAAACCATGGAAATAGACGGAGTGAAAATGATTTTTCAAAACACTCCTGGAACCGAAGCTCCTTCAGAAATGAATACTTATTTTCCTGACATGAAAGCTTTCTGGGCTGCAGAAAATATCACTAGTTCCATTCATAATATTTATACATTAAGAGGAGCATTAGTTAGAGATGCACTTAAATGGTCTAAACATATTAATGATTCATTATATCACTTTGGCAAAAAATCAGAAGTAATGTTTTCTTCACATTCTTGGCCTCGATGGGGAAATAAAAGAATTCAAGAAGTCATGCGGGCACAACGCGATACCTATGCGAATTTAAATAACTCAGTGCTACACCTTGCTAATCAGGGTGTTACTATAAATGAAATTCACAATATTTATAAATTACCGATTATTTTACAGAAGCAATGGTCAGCACATAGTTATCATGGCTCTGAAGGTCACAACAGTAGAGCAGTTATTAATCGTTACCTTGGTTATTGGGATTCAAATCCTGCAACATTAATTCCTTTATCACCTAATGAATCTGCACCATTATATGTAGAAATGATGGGTGGTGCTGAAAAAATTATTGCAAAAGCTACAAAATTAAATGATGACGGCAAATACATGTATTCCATCGAAATTTTAAATAAATTAGTTTTTGCAGAACCAAATCATCAGAGAGCAAAAGAACTTTTAGCAGACGCATTTGAGCAAATCGGTTATCAAAAAGAAAGTACAAGCTTAAGAAATAGTTTTTTAGCTGGTGCCTTTGAACTTCGCCATGGAATTCCCAAAGGGAACACACCTAAATCATTTGGCCCAAAAATGGTGTCTGCTATGTCAACTGAACTTTGGCTTGATTATATTGGAATACGACTTGGTATTAATCGACCAGAAAATATTCACTTCTCTATTAATCTCCTGACTCCAGATAATGGTGAAAAATTTGCGATTGAATTCAGCAACGCAACACTAACAAATATAAAAGGTTTTCATGCTGAGAAACCTGATTTAGCAATAACCATAAATCGTTCGGATTTAGAAAATGTGATGATTTATAAAACAAATTTAAAAAGTCTTGAAAAAGAGCGAAAAGTTAAAATAGAAGGAAACAGAAAAGTATTTGAACAGTTAATAAGTATGATATCAGAATTTAATTCATCATATGAAATATTGCCTGGTACCAGTTAA
- a CDS encoding glycosyltransferase, translated as MSLNNKIQHLFLNSNPWFSAVTDYSLQLAIYLSQQGCILYCSEVGSTAMDQKCKEHNIPFANVPIHNQNLFNFFISFIFLHRQLIKYKKSLKYIWVFEGREHSLCALSKILFPFLWRNKILIRVRGQAQGISSNLFSKILYNKITNKIIFAADCVKNRVKFDIPKDKMMIQYYSKDFVQNILSSQKKCEEIFIDTDFPPIKSDNLLYLVIGRFDKVKGHDYLIDAFLQADLNNKEGNKIKSQLVFLGYNANLSAEMLYDKYFERFGDGKCIKNKYYLKSDKLNKELFIVSEKIPNIDIIISMVHFGIIPSLDSEVICRVGVEFLQCGTPVISSNAGALPEVFSDFKELIFPVGDTKLLQHRLESSSKLFLDKEDYFEKRKKAKKIGVEKYSLKNYDNLFEFVNRN; from the coding sequence TTGAGTCTAAATAATAAAATACAACATCTTTTTTTAAACTCAAATCCATGGTTCTCTGCTGTTACTGATTACAGTTTACAGTTGGCGATATATTTGAGTCAGCAAGGTTGTATTCTTTACTGTAGTGAAGTTGGTAGCACTGCAATGGATCAAAAATGTAAAGAGCATAATATACCATTTGCAAATGTACCGATACACAATCAAAACTTATTTAATTTCTTTATAAGTTTTATATTCTTGCATAGACAACTGATTAAATATAAAAAATCTTTAAAATATATTTGGGTTTTTGAGGGAAGAGAGCATAGTCTTTGTGCTCTTTCAAAAATATTATTTCCATTTTTATGGAGAAATAAAATTTTGATCCGAGTCAGAGGACAAGCGCAAGGAATAAGTTCTAATCTATTTTCAAAAATTTTGTATAATAAAATTACAAATAAAATTATCTTTGCAGCTGACTGTGTAAAAAATAGAGTTAAGTTTGATATTCCAAAAGATAAAATGATGATTCAATACTATTCAAAAGATTTTGTACAAAATATTTTATCAAGTCAGAAAAAATGTGAAGAGATTTTTATCGATACAGATTTTCCCCCAATCAAAAGCGATAATCTATTATATTTAGTAATAGGCAGATTTGATAAGGTAAAAGGCCATGATTATTTAATTGATGCATTTTTACAAGCAGATTTAAATAATAAAGAAGGAAATAAGATTAAATCTCAACTTGTATTTTTGGGTTACAATGCAAATCTGTCAGCTGAAATGCTTTATGATAAATATTTCGAAAGATTTGGAGATGGAAAATGTATAAAGAATAAATACTATTTAAAGTCTGATAAGCTCAATAAAGAATTATTTATAGTCAGTGAAAAAATTCCAAATATTGATATAATTATAAGTATGGTCCACTTTGGGATAATTCCAAGTTTAGACAGCGAAGTGATTTGTCGTGTTGGTGTTGAATTTTTACAGTGCGGAACACCAGTAATCAGTTCGAACGCTGGGGCTTTGCCTGAAGTTTTCTCGGATTTTAAAGAGCTGATATTTCCAGTAGGCGATACAAAACTTCTTCAGCATCGTTTGGAATCTTCTTCGAAATTATTTTTAGATAAAGAAGACTATTTTGAGAAAAGAAAAAAAGCAAAAAAAATTGGTGTTGAGAAGTATTCGCTAAAAAATTATGATAATTTATTTGAATTTGTTAACCGAAATTAG